Proteins encoded within one genomic window of Nonomuraea gerenzanensis:
- a CDS encoding tetratricopeptide repeat protein, producing the protein MRAFAIFAGLALIGALLFTIVSFSSSPATPPSADRPGRETLQERLKRLPGDYRGWAELGLQYVDQARVTGDPAFYTKAEGALVTAAKLNDRDDTVLTGQAALAAGRHEFAEAVRLAERAIGANPYGAPAYGVLADARTQLGDLKGAQQAVDKMLNLRPGVAAFARASYAAELRGDRDAARRYLEYAHADAWSPADLAYSRYYLGELALHAGDLKTAADWYTKALQAYPAYTPALAGQARAAALGGRLTEALDLYDTVVQRLPLPQYLIEQGETRIKAGQPADWTLLDAQRELFEAVGVRDDLTWAEFLADHGDPEQAVELARAEYARNPNLVAADALGWALFKAGKPKMALRYAEQATATGWQNPLLAYHRARIEQALGRSARVDPGFDPALSALARFS; encoded by the coding sequence ATGCGCGCGTTCGCGATCTTCGCCGGCCTCGCCCTCATCGGGGCCCTGCTCTTCACGATCGTCTCCTTCTCCTCCTCGCCCGCGACCCCGCCCTCGGCCGACCGGCCGGGGCGCGAGACGCTCCAGGAGCGGCTCAAGCGCCTGCCCGGCGACTACCGCGGCTGGGCCGAGCTCGGCCTCCAGTACGTCGACCAGGCCCGGGTCACCGGCGACCCGGCCTTCTACACCAAGGCGGAAGGCGCGCTCGTCACGGCCGCCAAGCTCAACGACCGCGACGACACGGTGCTGACCGGCCAGGCGGCGCTGGCCGCAGGACGCCACGAGTTCGCCGAGGCCGTACGGCTCGCCGAGCGCGCCATCGGCGCCAACCCGTACGGGGCCCCGGCCTACGGCGTGCTGGCCGACGCCAGGACGCAGCTCGGCGACCTGAAGGGCGCGCAGCAGGCCGTGGACAAGATGCTGAACCTGCGCCCCGGCGTGGCCGCCTTCGCCCGCGCCTCGTACGCGGCGGAGCTGCGCGGCGACAGGGACGCGGCACGCAGGTACCTGGAGTACGCCCACGCCGACGCCTGGTCGCCCGCCGACCTGGCCTACAGCCGCTACTACCTGGGCGAGCTGGCGCTGCACGCCGGCGACCTGAAGACCGCCGCCGACTGGTACACCAAGGCATTGCAGGCCTACCCCGCCTACACGCCCGCCCTCGCCGGTCAGGCCAGGGCCGCGGCGCTCGGCGGCCGGCTCACCGAGGCGCTCGACCTCTACGACACCGTGGTCCAGCGGCTCCCCCTGCCCCAGTACCTCATCGAGCAGGGCGAGACCCGCATCAAGGCCGGGCAGCCTGCCGACTGGACGCTGCTCGACGCCCAGCGCGAGCTCTTCGAGGCCGTGGGCGTGCGCGACGACCTGACGTGGGCCGAGTTCCTCGCCGACCACGGCGACCCTGAGCAGGCCGTCGAGCTGGCCAGGGCCGAGTACGCCCGCAACCCGAACCTCGTCGCCGCCGACGCCCTCGGGTGGGCGCTGTTCAAGGCCGGCAAGCCGAAGATGGCGCTGCGCTACGCCGAGCAGGCCACCGCCACCGGCTGGCAGAACCCGCTGCTCGCCTACCACCGCGCCAGGATCGAGCAGGCACTCGGCCGTTCCGCGCGGGTGGACCCGGGCTTCGACCCGGCCCTGTCGGCGCTGGCGAGGTTCTCATGA
- a CDS encoding ABC transporter ATP-binding protein yields the protein MKGDAVVKELLAYVRPHRKVLLLGGLLSLIGSAAGLSMPLLAKYVVDAFGQGGSMAGPLLWLTVAVLVGAVVSAGGSYLMERTGEGIVLGARRRLVDRMLRLKVADVDRLKPGDLLSRVTGDTTLLRAVLTNGIVESVSAAFMLVGAIVMMAAMDGVLLLVTLLIVVVIGGMVALIMPRIQRAQSHAQEAVGEMGAVLDRALQAYRTVKASGAEEREIGEVGQAATRARDRGLQVAGWTSLAGVATWMAVQISFLAVLAVGGARVASGTLDVSSLIAFLLYLFYLVPPIGQLVQGGVQLQQGLAAMARIKEIEDLPAEPVSVAAPEDGRPVGVRFEDVVFRYGDDRPVVHDGVSFEVPPGGLTALVGPSGAGKSTVFALLERFYDHQAGTILVGGRDIRDWPLGELRGALGYVEQDAPVLAGTLRENLLFAARHATEDELRRAIVRTRLDDLVDRLPEGLETPVGHRGVLLSGGERQRVAIARALLRKPRLLLLDEATSQLDAVNELRLREVIAEVARETTVLVIAHRLSTVTGADRIVVMEAGGVRAVGTHDELVGADELYRELAATQFLVG from the coding sequence ATGAAAGGAGACGCGGTGGTCAAGGAGTTGCTCGCCTACGTCCGCCCGCACCGGAAGGTCCTGCTGCTGGGCGGGTTACTGAGCCTGATCGGCTCCGCGGCGGGCCTGTCGATGCCGTTGCTGGCCAAGTACGTGGTGGACGCCTTCGGCCAGGGCGGGTCGATGGCCGGGCCGCTGCTCTGGCTGACCGTGGCGGTGCTCGTCGGCGCGGTCGTCTCGGCCGGGGGAAGCTATCTGATGGAGCGCACGGGCGAGGGCATCGTGCTCGGCGCCAGGCGCAGGCTCGTGGACCGGATGTTGCGGCTCAAGGTGGCCGACGTGGACCGGCTCAAGCCCGGCGACCTGCTGTCGCGGGTGACCGGTGACACGACGTTGCTGCGCGCCGTGCTCACCAACGGCATCGTGGAGTCGGTCAGCGCGGCGTTCATGCTGGTCGGCGCGATCGTCATGATGGCCGCGATGGACGGTGTGCTGCTGCTGGTGACGCTGCTGATCGTGGTGGTGATCGGCGGGATGGTCGCGCTCATCATGCCGAGGATCCAGCGGGCGCAGTCGCACGCCCAGGAGGCCGTGGGCGAGATGGGGGCCGTGCTGGACCGGGCGCTGCAGGCGTACCGGACGGTCAAGGCCAGCGGCGCGGAGGAGCGGGAGATCGGCGAGGTCGGCCAGGCCGCCACGCGCGCCCGCGACCGCGGGCTGCAGGTCGCCGGCTGGACGTCGCTCGCGGGGGTGGCGACGTGGATGGCGGTGCAGATCTCGTTCCTGGCCGTGCTGGCGGTGGGCGGCGCGCGGGTCGCCTCGGGCACGCTGGACGTGTCGTCGCTGATCGCGTTCCTGCTCTACCTGTTCTACCTGGTGCCGCCGATCGGGCAGCTCGTCCAGGGCGGGGTGCAGCTCCAGCAGGGGCTGGCGGCGATGGCGCGGATCAAGGAGATCGAGGACCTGCCCGCCGAGCCGGTGAGCGTCGCCGCGCCGGAGGACGGCCGGCCGGTCGGGGTGCGCTTCGAGGACGTGGTCTTCCGCTACGGCGACGACCGCCCCGTCGTGCACGACGGCGTGAGCTTCGAGGTGCCGCCGGGCGGCCTGACCGCGCTGGTCGGGCCCTCGGGAGCGGGCAAGTCCACGGTGTTCGCGCTGCTGGAGCGCTTCTACGACCACCAGGCGGGCACGATCCTCGTCGGCGGCAGGGACATCCGCGACTGGCCGCTGGGCGAGCTGCGGGGCGCGCTCGGCTACGTCGAGCAGGACGCCCCCGTGCTGGCGGGCACGCTGCGGGAGAACCTGCTCTTCGCCGCCAGGCACGCCACGGAGGACGAGCTGCGCCGCGCGATCGTCCGCACGAGGCTCGACGACCTGGTGGACAGGCTCCCCGAGGGGCTGGAGACACCGGTCGGGCACCGCGGCGTGCTGCTGTCGGGCGGCGAGCGGCAGCGCGTGGCGATCGCCAGGGCGCTGCTGCGCAAGCCCAGGCTGCTGCTGCTCGACGAGGCCACCTCGCAGCTCGACGCGGTCAACGAGCTGCGCCTGCGCGAGGTGATCGCCGAGGTCGCCCGGGAGACCACGGTGCTGGTGATCGCGCACCGGCTGTCCACGGTGACGGGCGCCGACCGGATCGTGGTCATGGAGGCGGGCGGCGTGCGGGCCGTGGGCACGCACGACGAGCTGGTGGGCGCGGACGAGCTCTACAGGGAGCTGGCGGCCACCCAGTTCCTGGTGGGTTAA
- a CDS encoding nucleotidyl transferase AbiEii/AbiGii toxin family protein translates to MRFPPFQERLLRAVRPVCDRYGLVLAGGYALKAHGFTDRPSKGLDFATAIDMPLPDVAQGVIGAFREAALDASVIEVTPRMGRLMVRDLATGETCEFDLLREALQQRPVTCGTLKVLGLDDAVGLKMRALHERSLARDIIDIAAVSQHFSYRALERLAAMHHDFFSVHELLSRLEFVDLMPDENFEVHGVPEEQIKEIRRFTQGWIDDIKLRRAEDGDVDYDSDDVPEID, encoded by the coding sequence ATGCGGTTCCCACCCTTTCAGGAGCGGTTGCTGCGTGCCGTGCGCCCCGTCTGTGATCGCTACGGCCTGGTGCTCGCGGGCGGTTACGCGCTCAAGGCGCATGGCTTCACCGACCGGCCGAGCAAGGGCCTCGACTTCGCCACCGCCATCGACATGCCGCTGCCCGACGTCGCGCAAGGTGTCATCGGAGCGTTCCGAGAGGCGGCGTTGGACGCGTCGGTCATCGAGGTCACGCCCCGAATGGGCAGGCTGATGGTGCGCGACCTCGCGACCGGCGAGACCTGCGAGTTCGATCTTCTGCGCGAGGCGTTGCAGCAGCGGCCTGTCACCTGCGGCACGCTGAAGGTGCTCGGCCTGGATGACGCCGTCGGGCTCAAGATGCGGGCCCTGCACGAGCGCAGTCTCGCCCGCGACATCATCGATATCGCGGCCGTCTCCCAGCACTTCTCCTACCGGGCGCTCGAACGACTCGCCGCCATGCACCACGACTTCTTCTCCGTGCACGAGCTGCTCTCGCGGCTGGAGTTCGTCGACCTCATGCCGGATGAGAACTTCGAGGTCCATGGCGTGCCCGAGGAGCAGATCAAGGAGATCCGGCGGTTCACGCAGGGCTGGATCGACGACATCAAGCTGCGGCGGGCCGAAGACGGTGACGTCGACTACGACTCCGACGACGTCCCGGAGATCGACTAG
- a CDS encoding nickel/cobalt transporter, translating into MRAARLGLLAALAGLLLTLFATAPAQARSNLHPLGWFTVNHYNGLRVSPAQIHNHAVVDLAELPTRQARPEVDAGYATRRCAALAAAQRLEVAGRVVPWRVTRTAFAYAPGEGGLETSRLSCQLVAEVRASGAVRFSDGFEQDRIGWREITATGDGVRLTGSSVPATSVSRELRAYPDDLLSNPLDQRVATFTAAGPGLAAGSPAGDGGPSGGRTLGVELGGPIGEALAALDRTFTDLIGSDSLTLPLGLLAVGLAVVLGAGHALIPGHGKTIMAAYLAGRRGRPRDALVVGATVTATHTAGVLVVGLLLTVFTALAGESVLAWLGVASGVLIAVIGLRLLLNSRRPALHGHGHGHGHGHGHGHGHGHGHGHGHGHEGPGKRAGLIGLGVAGGLVPSPSALIVLLGAIALGRTWFGVALVTAYGVGMAATLTVTGLLLVKLVDRLERRASAGRRLAAGISGLAPLGTAAMVILLGAGLALRSVAAL; encoded by the coding sequence ATGAGAGCGGCCAGGCTCGGCCTGCTCGCCGCCCTGGCTGGCCTGCTCCTCACGCTGTTCGCGACCGCGCCGGCCCAGGCGCGGAGCAACCTGCACCCGCTCGGCTGGTTCACCGTCAACCACTACAACGGCCTGCGGGTCTCGCCCGCCCAGATCCACAACCACGCCGTGGTGGACCTGGCCGAGCTGCCGACGCGGCAGGCCAGGCCGGAGGTCGACGCCGGCTACGCCACCCGCCGCTGCGCCGCGCTGGCCGCCGCCCAGCGGCTGGAGGTGGCCGGCCGGGTGGTGCCGTGGCGGGTGACCCGCACGGCGTTCGCCTACGCCCCCGGAGAAGGAGGGCTGGAGACCAGCCGCCTGTCCTGTCAGCTCGTGGCGGAAGTTCGCGCCTCGGGGGCCGTGAGGTTCAGCGACGGGTTCGAGCAGGACAGGATCGGCTGGCGCGAGATCACCGCGACCGGCGACGGCGTGCGCCTGACGGGCTCCTCGGTGCCCGCGACCAGCGTCAGCCGGGAGCTGCGGGCCTACCCCGACGACCTGCTGTCGAACCCGCTCGACCAGCGGGTGGCCACGTTCACGGCGGCGGGCCCCGGCCTGGCCGCGGGCTCCCCCGCCGGTGACGGCGGGCCGTCCGGCGGCCGCACGCTCGGCGTCGAGCTCGGCGGCCCGATCGGCGAGGCGCTGGCGGCCCTGGACCGCACGTTCACGGACCTGATCGGCTCGGACTCGCTGACGCTGCCGCTGGGGCTGCTGGCGGTGGGGCTGGCCGTGGTGCTCGGGGCGGGGCACGCGCTGATCCCCGGGCACGGCAAGACCATCATGGCGGCGTACCTGGCGGGCCGGCGCGGCCGGCCGCGCGACGCGCTCGTGGTGGGCGCGACGGTGACGGCCACGCACACGGCCGGGGTGCTGGTGGTGGGGCTGCTGCTGACGGTGTTCACGGCGCTGGCCGGGGAGTCGGTGCTGGCCTGGCTGGGGGTGGCCAGCGGCGTGCTGATCGCCGTCATCGGCCTGCGCCTCCTGCTCAACTCGCGCCGCCCCGCCCTGCACGGGCACGGGCACGGGCACGGGCATGGGCATGGGCACGGGCACGGGCACGGGCACGGGCATGGGCATGGGCACGGGCACGAGGGGCCGGGCAAGCGGGCGGGGCTCATCGGGCTCGGGGTGGCGGGCGGGCTCGTGCCCAGCCCTTCGGCGCTCATCGTGCTGCTCGGCGCGATCGCGCTGGGCCGGACCTGGTTCGGGGTGGCGCTGGTGACCGCCTACGGCGTCGGGATGGCCGCCACCCTCACCGTCACGGGGCTGCTGCTGGTCAAGCTCGTGGACCGGCTGGAGCGGCGCGCCTCGGCCGGGCGGCGGCTGGCGGCCGGGATCTCGGGGCTGGCCCCGCTGGGCACGGCCGCCATGGTGATCCTGCTGGGGGCGGGGCTGGCGCTGCGGTCGGTGGCGGCTCTCTAG
- a CDS encoding SDR family oxidoreductase gives MTDRPKALVTGASKGVGAAVARALAPTHDVLLGGRDETSLAALAAELPGSRPWPVELTRVTAADVEGIERLDVLVHSAGVSVLGRIADQPAEVWRRTMEVNVVAVAELTRLLLPALRAAAGHVVCVNSGSGQRANPDWASYAASKFALKAFADALRLEEPALRVTTVYPGRTATDMQRQVRAFEGGEFEPEKYLRPETVARAVLAVVTAGPDAHLTELTLRPRGGPVN, from the coding sequence ATGACTGATCGACCGAAGGCGCTGGTCACCGGCGCCTCCAAGGGTGTCGGCGCGGCCGTCGCCAGAGCCCTGGCCCCGACCCACGACGTGCTCCTCGGCGGCAGGGACGAAACCTCGCTGGCGGCGCTGGCCGCCGAGCTGCCCGGCTCCCGGCCCTGGCCGGTGGAGCTGACCCGGGTCACGGCGGCCGACGTCGAGGGCATCGAGCGGCTCGACGTCCTCGTGCACAGCGCCGGGGTGAGCGTGCTGGGCCGCATCGCCGACCAGCCCGCCGAGGTGTGGCGGCGGACCATGGAGGTCAACGTCGTCGCGGTCGCCGAGCTGACCCGGCTGCTGCTGCCCGCGCTGCGTGCCGCCGCCGGCCACGTGGTGTGCGTCAACTCGGGCTCGGGGCAGCGGGCCAACCCCGACTGGGCGTCGTACGCGGCCAGCAAGTTCGCCCTCAAGGCGTTCGCCGACGCGCTGCGGCTGGAGGAGCCCGCGCTGCGGGTCACCACCGTCTACCCGGGCCGCACGGCCACCGACATGCAGCGCCAGGTGCGCGCCTTCGAAGGAGGCGAGTTCGAGCCGGAGAAGTACCTCCGGCCGGAGACCGTCGCCAGGGCGGTGCTGGCCGTCGTCACGGCCGGGCCCGACGCGCACCTCACCGAGCTGACCCTGCGGCCCAGAGGAGGGCCGGTGAACTGA
- the hutU gene encoding urocanate hydratase: MSRTVRAPRGTTITAKGWPQEAALRMLQNNLDPEVAEHPEQLVVYGGSGRAARDWASFDALVRTLTTLEGDETLLVQSGRPVGVFRTHEWAPRVLIANSNLVPDWANWEEFRRLEAAGLTMYGQMTAGSWIYIGTQGILQGTYETFAAVAAKRFGGTLAGTITLTAGLGGMGGAQPLAITMNGGVAICVDCDPRSVTRRIEHRYLDVEAASLDEALRLAYEARDARRPLSIGVVGNAAEALPDLLARGAEIDIVTDQTSAHDPLMYLPLGVAFEDMATERDKDPAGFTERARASMATHVEAMVGFKDAGAEVFDYGNSIRGEAKLAGYARAFDFPGFVPAYIRPLFCAGKGPFRWAALSGDPADIAATDRAILELFPENEALARWITKAGEKVHFQGLPARICWLGYGERDVAGERFNDMVASGELRAPIVIGRDHLDSGSVASPYRETESMADGSDAIADWPLLNAMLNTASGAAWVSIHHGGGVGIGRSIHAGQVTVADGTALAREKLNRVLTNDPGTGVMRHVDAGYEEAAQVAADRGVRIPMRTS; encoded by the coding sequence ATGAGCAGGACAGTCCGCGCCCCGCGAGGCACCACGATCACCGCGAAGGGCTGGCCGCAGGAGGCCGCGCTGCGCATGCTCCAGAACAACCTGGACCCCGAGGTGGCCGAGCATCCCGAGCAGCTCGTCGTCTACGGCGGCTCGGGCCGGGCGGCGCGTGACTGGGCGTCGTTCGACGCGCTGGTCAGGACGCTGACCACGCTGGAGGGCGACGAGACGCTGCTGGTGCAGTCGGGGCGCCCCGTGGGCGTGTTCCGCACCCATGAGTGGGCGCCCCGGGTGCTCATCGCCAACTCCAACCTGGTGCCCGACTGGGCGAACTGGGAGGAGTTCCGGCGGCTGGAGGCGGCCGGGTTGACCATGTACGGGCAGATGACCGCCGGCTCGTGGATCTACATCGGCACCCAGGGCATCCTCCAGGGCACCTACGAGACGTTCGCCGCCGTCGCCGCCAAGCGCTTCGGCGGCACGCTGGCCGGCACGATCACGCTCACCGCCGGGCTCGGCGGCATGGGCGGCGCCCAGCCCCTGGCCATCACCATGAACGGCGGCGTGGCCATCTGCGTCGACTGCGACCCGCGCTCGGTGACCCGCCGCATCGAGCACCGCTACCTCGACGTCGAGGCGGCCTCCCTGGACGAGGCGCTGCGGCTGGCGTACGAGGCCCGCGACGCCCGCAGGCCGCTGTCGATCGGCGTCGTCGGCAACGCCGCCGAGGCCCTGCCCGACCTGCTGGCCCGCGGCGCCGAGATCGACATCGTCACCGACCAGACCTCGGCCCACGACCCGCTGATGTACCTGCCGCTCGGCGTGGCCTTCGAGGACATGGCCACCGAGCGCGACAAGGACCCGGCCGGCTTCACCGAGCGGGCCCGCGCCTCGATGGCCACGCACGTCGAGGCCATGGTGGGCTTCAAGGACGCCGGGGCCGAGGTGTTCGACTACGGCAACTCCATCAGGGGCGAGGCCAAGCTGGCCGGCTACGCGCGGGCCTTCGACTTCCCCGGCTTCGTGCCCGCCTACATCAGGCCGCTGTTCTGCGCGGGCAAGGGCCCGTTCCGCTGGGCCGCGCTGAGCGGCGACCCGGCCGACATCGCCGCCACCGACCGGGCCATCCTGGAGCTGTTCCCCGAGAACGAGGCGCTGGCCAGGTGGATCACCAAGGCCGGCGAGAAGGTGCACTTCCAGGGACTGCCGGCACGCATCTGCTGGCTCGGCTACGGCGAGCGCGACGTCGCAGGCGAGCGGTTCAACGACATGGTGGCCTCCGGCGAGCTGCGGGCGCCGATCGTGATCGGCCGCGACCACCTCGACAGCGGCTCCGTCGCCTCCCCCTACCGCGAGACGGAGTCGATGGCCGACGGCTCCGACGCGATCGCCGACTGGCCGCTGCTCAACGCCATGCTCAACACCGCCTCCGGCGCCGCCTGGGTGTCCATCCACCACGGCGGCGGGGTCGGCATCGGCCGCTCCATCCACGCCGGTCAGGTGACGGTGGCCGACGGCACCGCGCTGGCGCGCGAGAAGCTCAACCGCGTGCTCACCAACGACCCGGGCACCGGCGTGATGCGGCACGTGGACGCGGGCTACGAGGAGGCCGCACAGGTCGCCGCCGACCGAGGAGTACGTATTCCCATGCGGACGTCGTGA
- a CDS encoding MurR/RpiR family transcriptional regulator, producing the protein MLLDGRRLSPVQRRIAHYLSEHLDEAIFLSSVELAERAGVSQPSVTRFAMVLGFAGYPELRQALRPLVLGGGVEAPQESLLRGAIDCEIRNLALVRERLAAFPLKELGEQLAATEPLPVLGLRVSCGLATTFAYYARRIHPDVRLLTHGGSELIDGLHAARRAGAEWVVAVVLPRYPAEVLQGLEYAEKLGLRVAAITDKADFPAEIVLDAPVGDRLVFDSHAAPLALAMALVEAMADAAPLRTQARLDEYERMTEETGTFLPG; encoded by the coding sequence GTGCTCCTGGATGGCCGGAGGCTGTCGCCCGTACAACGGAGGATCGCGCACTATCTCAGCGAGCACCTGGACGAGGCCATCTTCCTGTCCAGCGTGGAGCTGGCCGAGCGGGCGGGGGTCAGCCAGCCCTCCGTGACCAGGTTCGCCATGGTGCTGGGTTTCGCCGGCTACCCCGAGCTGCGGCAGGCGTTGCGGCCGCTGGTGCTCGGGGGCGGCGTGGAGGCGCCGCAGGAGAGCCTGCTGCGCGGCGCCATCGACTGCGAGATCCGCAACCTGGCGCTGGTCAGGGAGCGGCTGGCGGCGTTCCCGCTCAAGGAGCTGGGCGAGCAGCTCGCCGCCACCGAGCCGCTGCCCGTGCTCGGGCTGCGCGTCTCGTGCGGGCTGGCCACCACGTTCGCCTACTACGCCCGCCGCATCCACCCCGACGTGCGGCTGCTCACCCACGGCGGCTCCGAGCTGATCGACGGGCTGCACGCGGCCCGCCGGGCCGGCGCGGAGTGGGTGGTGGCCGTGGTGCTGCCGCGCTATCCGGCGGAGGTGCTGCAGGGGCTGGAGTACGCGGAGAAGCTCGGGCTCAGGGTGGCCGCCATCACCGACAAGGCGGACTTCCCCGCCGAGATCGTGCTGGACGCGCCCGTGGGGGACCGGCTCGTGTTCGACTCGCACGCGGCGCCGCTGGCGCTGGCCATGGCCCTGGTGGAGGCCATGGCCGACGCGGCGCCGCTGCGCACCCAGGCCAGGCTCGACGAGTACGAGCGGATGACCGAGGAGACCGGCACGTTCCTGCCCGGGTGA
- a CDS encoding DUF4331 domain-containing protein: protein MELRINRRALVGLGLAVAVAASSMAVLRTDSGTASSHREAPAISNDPQHDNTDVYAFVSPDKPDTVTLISNWIPFEEPNGGPNFYPFATKSRHNIKIDNNGDGKSDIVYEWTFRNEDKRGNTTFLYNNGPVTSLDDENLLFRQRYTLKRITPGGSKTLVSDGIVAPSNVGAASMPNYANLRNQAIKSLPGGGKTYSGQADEAFFLDLRVFDLLYGGDLSLVGQDTLKGYNVNTVAIQVPQADLALKGDPKRNPVIGVCSTTDKFNGSSFVQVSRLCNPLVNELVAAAGMKDAYNALDPSKDADVKALVDRVTNPEVARLLESIYGIKAPATPRNDLVQIFLTGIAKNNGPIKADLNAQSLNKDAGKQRGSEQLRLNMSIPVTKDPNRLGVLGGDLQGFPNGRRLADDVVDIELQAVAGAAQSGKLIPGLTDKVDANDKPFDKTFPYIPLPSNVAVNQR from the coding sequence ATGGAGCTCCGGATCAACCGGCGTGCTCTAGTCGGACTTGGTCTCGCCGTAGCGGTCGCCGCGTCGTCGATGGCCGTGCTCCGCACTGACTCCGGCACCGCTTCCTCACACCGCGAGGCCCCAGCGATCTCGAACGACCCGCAGCACGACAACACTGACGTGTACGCGTTCGTCAGTCCTGACAAGCCCGACACCGTGACCTTGATCTCGAACTGGATCCCGTTCGAGGAGCCCAACGGCGGCCCGAACTTCTACCCGTTCGCCACCAAGTCGCGGCACAACATAAAGATCGACAACAACGGTGACGGCAAGTCCGACATCGTCTACGAGTGGACGTTCCGCAACGAGGACAAGCGTGGCAACACCACCTTCCTCTACAACAACGGCCCGGTCACCTCGCTGGACGACGAGAACCTGCTCTTCCGCCAGCGCTACACGCTCAAGCGGATCACTCCGGGCGGCTCCAAGACCCTGGTCAGCGACGGCATCGTCGCCCCCAGCAACGTCGGCGCCGCCTCCATGCCCAACTACGCGAACCTGCGCAACCAGGCGATCAAGAGCCTTCCCGGCGGGGGCAAGACCTACTCCGGGCAGGCCGACGAGGCCTTCTTCCTGGACCTGCGCGTGTTCGACCTGCTCTACGGCGGTGACCTGTCCCTCGTCGGCCAGGACACCCTCAAGGGCTACAACGTCAACACCGTGGCCATCCAGGTGCCCCAGGCCGACCTGGCGCTCAAGGGCGACCCCAAGCGCAACCCGGTGATCGGCGTCTGCTCCACCACCGACAAGTTCAACGGCAGCTCGTTCGTGCAGGTCTCCCGCCTGTGCAACCCGCTGGTGAACGAGCTGGTGGCCGCCGCCGGCATGAAGGACGCCTACAACGCGCTCGACCCGTCCAAGGACGCGGACGTCAAGGCGCTGGTCGACCGGGTGACCAACCCCGAGGTCGCCAGGCTGCTGGAGTCCATCTACGGCATCAAGGCGCCCGCGACGCCGCGCAACGACCTGGTCCAGATCTTCCTGACCGGCATCGCCAAGAACAACGGCCCCATCAAGGCCGACCTCAACGCCCAGTCGCTGAACAAGGACGCCGGCAAGCAGCGCGGCTCCGAGCAGCTGCGGCTGAACATGTCGATCCCCGTCACCAAGGACCCGAACAGGCTCGGCGTCCTCGGCGGCGACCTGCAGGGCTTCCCGAACGGCCGCCGGCTCGCCGACGACGTCGTGGACATCGAGCTGCAGGCCGTGGCCGGCGCCGCGCAGAGCGGCAAGCTCATCCCCGGCCTGACGGACAAGGTGGACGCCAACGACAAGCCCTTCGACAAGACGTTCCCGTACATCCCGCTGCCGAGCAACGTGGCAGTGAACCAGCGATGA
- a CDS encoding FadR/GntR family transcriptional regulator, translating to MTVLRPVRAGNAFEETVERLLQAIKLGVVPPGHKLPPERELAVQLGISRVTLREAIRALSDAGYLDVRRGRYGGAFVTYVPPTPDAGDLRQAVNEMGMAELSDALTFRLAVECGAAEVLAAAGLAGDKRAVLTRRLAELNEAGLEDYRRLDTAFHLSIAELTGSTLLATTCADARSRVSDLLNAIPMLQVNLDHAAVQHRAIVDAILAGDPDAARRAVVEHLEGTAALLRAFLS from the coding sequence ATGACGGTGTTGCGCCCGGTCAGGGCGGGCAACGCCTTCGAGGAGACCGTGGAACGGCTGCTTCAGGCGATCAAGCTGGGCGTCGTCCCGCCCGGTCACAAGCTGCCCCCCGAGCGGGAGCTGGCCGTCCAGCTCGGCATCAGCCGGGTGACGCTGCGCGAGGCCATCCGTGCGCTGTCCGACGCGGGCTATCTCGACGTGCGGCGCGGCCGGTACGGGGGCGCGTTCGTCACCTACGTGCCGCCCACGCCCGACGCCGGCGACCTGCGCCAGGCCGTCAACGAGATGGGCATGGCGGAGCTGTCCGACGCGCTGACCTTCCGGCTGGCCGTGGAGTGCGGCGCCGCCGAGGTGCTGGCCGCCGCCGGGCTCGCCGGGGACAAGCGGGCGGTCCTGACCCGCAGGCTCGCCGAGCTGAACGAGGCGGGGCTGGAGGACTACCGCCGCCTCGACACCGCCTTCCACCTGTCCATCGCGGAGCTGACCGGCTCCACCCTGCTCGCCACCACCTGCGCCGACGCCCGCTCGCGGGTCAGCGACCTGCTCAACGCCATCCCGATGCTCCAGGTCAACCTGGACCACGCCGCCGTGCAGCACCGGGCCATCGTGGACGCCATCCTCGCCGGCGACCCCGACGCGGCCCGCCGGGCGGTGGTCGAGCACCTGGAGGGGACGGCCGCGCTGCTGAGGGCCTTCCTGTCCTGA